Proteins encoded by one window of Salvia splendens isolate huo1 chromosome 14, SspV2, whole genome shotgun sequence:
- the LOC121763502 gene encoding UDP-glycosyltransferase 73C3-like, with amino-acid sequence MISPLQSYILQHSITNKAASSPRPHRPMPPSPHPLHFLLIPLMSQSHIIPLTDFGKLLAQRGLIVSIITTPRNFTRYSAAIAHAASTGLQIRMIPLEFPGDEAGLPRGCENMDSLTSMDLAPEFFAACEMLEAPLLKLMAELRPRPSCVVSTNALPWTQRVADSFSIPRYIFETISCFTLFCSHVLSLDSTQEMIAAAESDSEPFLVPDIPHRIELTKAQMPHQAKKKSSDNNIETVIDQIKKARSFSRATLVNTFEEIESGYVEGYAEVARALWCIGPVSVCNKRPNEKLDRGNKASIDERQCKSWLDSKEAGTIIYACFGSLCRISAAQIKEIGLGLEASGFPFIWIIRDASLTAEVVEWLEEKNNSLEERGLIIRGWAPQVMILSHASVGGFLTHCGWNSTLEGVSAGVPMITWPMFAEQFYNEKFIVHVLGTGVRVGVGVETGSGKGDEKGAFVKWDQVKRAIEELMEGDEEGRERRRRAKELGERAREALEEGGSSYRNIMLLIQDVEQQVMELGVSTEDGSRGFSSFVLSK; translated from the exons ATGATTTCTCCACTCCAATCATACATACTTCAACACTCAATAACAAACAAGGCCGCCTCCTCCCCTCGACCTCATCGACCAATGCCTCCCTCACCCCACCCTCTCCACTTCCTTCTCATCCCACTCATGTCTCAGAGCCACATCATCCCCTTGACCGACTTCGGCAAGCTCCTCGCGCAGCGCGGCCTCATCGTCTCCATCATCACCACGCCCCGCAACTTCACCCGATACAGCGCCGCCATCGCCCACGCCGCCAGCACTGGCCTCCAAATCCGGATGATTCCGCTGGAATTCCCGGGCGACGAGGCCGGCCTCCCCCGGGGCTGCGAGAACATGGACTCCCTAACCTCCATGGACCTCGCCCCCGAGTTCTTCGCTGCGTGCGAGATGCTCGAGGCGCCGCTGCTGAAGCTGATGGCCGAGCTGCGTCCGAGGCCGAGCTGCGTGGTCTCCACCAACGCTCTGCCTTGGACGCAGAGGGTCGCAGACAGCTTCAGCATTCCGAGGTATATCTTCGAAACCATATCGTGCTTCACTCTGTTCTGCTCCCACGTGCTGTCTCTTGACAGCACGCAGGAGATGATCGCGGCAGCAGAATCCGACTCAGAGCCGTTTCTGGTGCCGGATATACCCCACAGAATCGAGCTCACCAAGGCGCAGATGCCGCATCAGGCCAAGAAGAAATCGTCCGACAATAACATCGAAACAGTCATTGATCAGATTAAAAAAGCTCGAAGCTTTTCACGAGCTACGCTCGTGAACACCTTCGAGGAGATTGAGTCTGGATACGTCGAGGGGTATGCAGAGGTGGCACGAGCGCTCTGGTGCATCGGCCCAGTGTCCGTGTGCAACAAGAGACCCAATGAAAAACTCGACAGAGGAAACAAGGCCTCCATCGACGAGCGCCAGTGCAAGTCGTGGCTCGACTCAAAAGAGGCCGGGACGATTATCTACGCGTGTTTCGGAAGCTTATGCCGAATCTCAGCTGCGCAGATCAAGGAGATCGGGTTAGGGCTGGAGGCCTCGGGTTTCCCTTTCATTTGGATCATAAGAGACGCTTCTCTAACCGCAGAAGTTGTGGAATGGTTGgaggaaaaaaataatagtcTCGAGGAGAGGGGACTAATCATTCGCGGGTGGGCCCCGCAGGTGATGATACTGTCGCACGCGTCGGTGGGAGGGTTTCTGACGCACTGTGGGTGGAACTCGACTCTGGAGGGGGTGAGCGCGGGCGTGCCCATGATAACGTGGCCCATGTTCGCGGAGCAGTTTTACAACGAGAAGTTCATCGTGCACGTGCTCGGGACCGGGGTGAgggtcggggtcggggtcgAGACGGGATCGGGGAAGGGAGATGAGAAGGGTGCGTTTGTGAagtgggatcaggtgaagaggGCGATCGAGGAGTTGATGGAGGGAGATGAGGAGggaagagagaggagaagaagagCGAAGGAGTTGGGGGAGAGGGCAAGGGAGGCGTTGGAAGAAGGAGGGTCTTCTTACAGGAATATTATGTTGTTGATTCAAGATGTAGAGCAGCAAGTTATGGAATTAGGAG TGAGCACTGAAGATGGCTCCCGAggattttcttcttttgttctaAGCAAGTAA
- the LOC121764690 gene encoding pectin acetylesterase 8-like, protein MLSFARFCLHKRTITVWLDGTPGAYFFSPGFENGIDNWIIYLPGGAWCNSKEECLKRSKYYPNTGTSKNALPKDFFTIMSHNKSSNPDFYNWNMVLI, encoded by the exons ATGCTTTCATTTGCTCGCTTTTGTCTTCACAAAAGAACCATCACAG TTTGGTTGGATGGAACCCCCGGagcatattttttttctccagGATTTGAAAATGGGATCGACAACTGGATTATCTATCTACCG GGAGGAGCATGGTGTAATTCAAAGGAAGAATGCCTCAAAAGGAGCAAGTATTATCCGAACACAGGAACCAGTAAAAATGCTCTTCCTAAAGACTTCTTTACCATCATGAGTCACAACAAAAGCTCAAATCCag atTTTTATAACTGGAATATGGTTTTGATCTAG